Sequence from the Bacteroidota bacterium genome:
ACACTAAGAAGTCACCAAGTCGCACAAAGGTAAAATAAATCAATTTTCTCTGTGAAACTTTGAGTTAACTTTGTGATTCTTTGTGTTTACTTAGTGGTACTTTGTGAAATAATTCTTTCTCTTTTTAGCTGTTATTACAAAGAGTTACACTAAGAAGTCACCAAGTCGCACAAAGGTAAAATAAATCAATTTTCTCTGTGAAACTTTGTGTTTACTTAGTGGTACTTTGTGGAATAAAAATTACAACGTGTTGCAAAAAGGTACTTTGAACATCATCGACCACTTTGTTAATAATAATTTGTGAAGAGGGATTTATCCCGTCTAAAAAATACAAAGAACAATTTTTCTGCGAAAGTAATCAAATCTTATACTTTTTTAATCTTTTTAAGATTAGAAATACTCGCATTTAAATCAAAACCAATCAGGATGACCATAGCCACAAAGTAAATCCAGAGCATTATAATAATCAGGGTTCCAATCGAACCATAAAGCGTATTGTATTTTGAAAAGTTTTCGATATAATAATTAAACCCGATAGCCAATAAGATTATCAGGAGCGTTGAAAGTGTTGCACCGGCTGAGATGAAACGAAATTTTTGTTTTTTCGACGGCCCTAAATAATATAAGAATGATATGGCAAAAAAGAAAATAATAATGGTAATAAACCATCTGGAAATTTGTAAGGTCAGTACTTTAAACCCACTTTTGATCCAATCCAGTTCAACAAAATAATTGATGAGCGAATCTCCGCAGATCAGAAACGCAATTCCTAAAATGACAAGAGATGACAGGATCAAAACCAGAAAAACAGAGATCAATTGTTGCTTAAAAAATGAGCGGGTGGCAATGGTATGATAAGTTTGATTGAAAGCATCGATAAGACTGTTCACACCGGTAGTTGAAAAAAACAGGGCCAAAAAAAATCCGAATGAAAGCAATCCGCCCCTGGGTCGGGTTATAATATCATTGGCAGTACCAATCACCAATTCATGTGTTGAAATGGGAAGAATATCTTCAAGCAATTTAAATAAAGTGTCATCAAAATTTGGGATGGGTAAGTAAGGAATGATTGTGAAAAAAAATAGTATAGACGGGAACAAAGCAATAAAAAAATTAAAAGCTACTGCAGAAGCTCTGAGATTAATGCTCCCTTTAAGTAAACCCTTAAAATAGAACCTAAGTACCCGGCTAAATGGGATACCGTCAAAGCCCGGAATTACAAACTCCAGGGCAATTCCCCTCAATCTATGAATCTGATCAATTAACTTCATTCTTTGATTGCTTTCAGGCTCAAATCAAGGCTTTTAATATGGTGGGTCAATGCCCCTACAGAAATAAAATTGACTCCTGTTTCTGCAAATGATCTTATGTTTTCAATGGTTATTCCGCCTGAAGCTTCAGTTTCAAATCGGCCATTTATTTGTACTAACGCCTTTTTCATATCTTCGGGAGTGAAATTATCAAGCATGATCCGATCAATGCCCCCATGGCCAAGAACCTGTTGGAGTTCGTTAAAATCACGGACCTCAATTTCAATTTTTAAATCTTTCGATTTGGCTTTTAAGTATTTGTGACAAGCTTCAATTGCTTTAACGATCCCACCTGCAAAATCAATATGATTATCTTTAATCATGATCATGTCGTAGAGACCCATGCGATGATTTTCTCCACCGCCTAACCTGACGGCTTCCTTCTCTAAAATCCTTAAATTTGGCGTGGTTTTCCGTGTATCAATTATTTGGGCATTTGTTCCTTTAATAACTTGAACAATTCTGCTTGTAGCAGTTGCTATACCACTCATACGTTGCATAAAATTTAACGCCAATCGTTCTGCCGATAAAATTGAAATTGACTTTCCGCTTACGGTAAAAATTTTGTCTCCGACATTAATAGGATCCCCATCATTTTTTTCAGGAATAAAAACGAGTTTCTCATCAACCGTTTTAAAAACTTTTTCGGCAATAGATATTCCTGCAATAATTCCTTCTTCTTTGGCGATCAGGACTGCTTTTCCCAAGGCTTGATCAGGAATTGTAGCCAAAGAAGTATGATCTCCATCCCGGATATCTTCAATTAAGGCATTTTTTATAATAGTATCAATAGTCATGCTATGGTTTGATTTCTAGGATCTGAATTTTCTGGATTAAGAAAGACGTTCCTACTCTCTTTATTTCAACAAAAAAATTTAATGACTGCTTTTCTGATTTATATTCGATAATTGAATAGTATTCGTTTTGATTTTTAGATTGATTTTTAATGAATTTTATTTCTTTTGCAGGTTTATCTTTAAAAAATTGGTCAAGAATTTTTCGTGCCTGTGTTTTGCTGTATTTACCATTCGCACTTGGGATATTCAAAATGATTGAATTTTCGCAATAGTCATAGATGGTTTTGGTGTCGGCAATCTTGATCGCATTGGTTATTGCATTGAGCTCGGTTGTCTGGCCATATAGATCAGAAACCCCCAATAATAAGGTAAT
This genomic interval carries:
- a CDS encoding YihY/virulence factor BrkB family protein; translation: MKLIDQIHRLRGIALEFVIPGFDGIPFSRVLRFYFKGLLKGSINLRASAVAFNFFIALFPSILFFFTIIPYLPIPNFDDTLFKLLEDILPISTHELVIGTANDIITRPRGGLLSFGFFLALFFSTTGVNSLIDAFNQTYHTIATRSFFKQQLISVFLVLILSSLVILGIAFLICGDSLINYFVELDWIKSGFKVLTLQISRWFITIIIFFFAISFLYYLGPSKKQKFRFISAGATLSTLLIILLAIGFNYYIENFSKYNTLYGSIGTLIIIMLWIYFVAMVILIGFDLNASISNLKKIKKV
- the nadC gene encoding carboxylating nicotinate-nucleotide diphosphorylase; the protein is MTIDTIIKNALIEDIRDGDHTSLATIPDQALGKAVLIAKEEGIIAGISIAEKVFKTVDEKLVFIPEKNDGDPINVGDKIFTVSGKSISILSAERLALNFMQRMSGIATATSRIVQVIKGTNAQIIDTRKTTPNLRILEKEAVRLGGGENHRMGLYDMIMIKDNHIDFAGGIVKAIEACHKYLKAKSKDLKIEIEVRDFNELQQVLGHGGIDRIMLDNFTPEDMKKALVQINGRFETEASGGITIENIRSFAETGVNFISVGALTHHIKSLDLSLKAIKE
- a CDS encoding DUF4783 domain-containing protein, giving the protein MKTIKSFLLIITLLLGVSDLYGQTTELNAITNAIKIADTKTIYDYCENSIILNIPSANGKYSKTQARKILDQFFKDKPAKEIKFIKNQSKNQNEYYSIIEYKSEKQSLNFFVEIKRVGTSFLIQKIQILEIKP